A region from the Spirochaeta thermophila DSM 6192 genome encodes:
- the fliH gene encoding flagellar assembly protein FliH encodes MAKYIFKAGEITPLSTRIVLPSPEPVRRGTPPPKHAQREEEPHLLETVEEMETVEAEGEVVEKVDLEHLHRQEEELRKQWEKEREAIISGAKVEADRIIKEAEQVAFEEVKKRNEEAARLKEEASKEAERIVTEAQKRVEDLVAEARKKAEEIEQAAYDKGYAEGREEGFRRGKDEVDRLIDRLHLVISKVIEARQRVLAESEAQIVQLVLLIAQKVVKVLSEHQKNIVINNVVQALRKLKSKTDVVIRVNLEDLEVTSAHLKEIIEKIEHVGNVTVMEDHTVDRGGCIVETDFGQIDARISTQLKQIEEKILETVPIVERERIQE; translated from the coding sequence GTGGCCAAGTATATCTTCAAGGCAGGGGAGATCACCCCCCTCTCCACGAGGATCGTGCTCCCCTCACCCGAACCGGTACGGCGGGGGACACCTCCTCCGAAACACGCACAGAGAGAGGAGGAGCCGCATCTCCTTGAGACGGTGGAAGAGATGGAGACGGTGGAGGCGGAGGGAGAGGTGGTCGAGAAGGTGGATCTCGAACACCTGCACCGCCAAGAGGAGGAACTCCGGAAGCAGTGGGAGAAAGAACGGGAGGCCATCATCTCGGGGGCCAAGGTCGAGGCCGACCGCATCATCAAGGAGGCGGAACAGGTCGCCTTCGAGGAGGTGAAGAAGCGAAACGAGGAGGCTGCCCGGCTCAAGGAAGAGGCCTCGAAGGAGGCCGAACGTATCGTGACCGAGGCGCAGAAGCGGGTGGAGGACCTGGTTGCAGAGGCCCGGAAGAAGGCCGAGGAGATCGAGCAGGCCGCCTACGACAAGGGGTATGCCGAGGGAAGAGAGGAGGGGTTCCGCAGAGGTAAGGACGAGGTGGATCGTCTCATAGACAGGCTTCATCTGGTGATTTCCAAGGTGATCGAGGCGAGGCAACGGGTTCTCGCGGAGTCCGAGGCCCAGATCGTCCAGCTCGTGCTTCTCATCGCCCAGAAGGTGGTGAAGGTGCTCTCGGAGCATCAGAAAAACATCGTGATCAACAACGTGGTCCAGGCCCTCCGCAAGCTCAAGTCCAAGACCGACGTGGTCATCCGTGTGAACCTCGAGGACCTCGAGGTCACCTCGGCGCATCTCAAGGAGATCATAGAGAAGATAGAGCACGTGGGCAACGTGACGGTGATGGAAGACCATACGGTGGACAGGGGCGGATGTATCGTCGAGACCGACTTCGGACAGATAGATGCGAGAATCTCCACTCAACTCAAGCAGATAGAGGAGAAGATCCTGGAGACCGTTCCCATCGTCGAGAGGGAACGAATACAGGAGTAG
- a CDS encoding FliI/YscN family ATPase, which produces MFGKYLALVEKTETVKCRGRVKAVQGMRIEGQGPLAVVGELCRIHPPDDPDAGIWAEVIGLKGSTVYLMGYRDPEGIQVGDVIEAMGEPLSIRVSEGLLGRVLDARGMPIDDKGPLPPGIRYPVQGGPPHVLKRRRIEEQIATGIRALDGLLPIGKGQRVGVFSGSGVGKSTLLGMVARNTNADVNVIALIGERGREVAEFIEHDLGEEGLKRSVVVVSTSDTPAVARYRGAFVAVAIAEYFRDQGKDVMLLFDSITRFARALREMGLALGESPATRGYPPSVFSTLPKLLERCGTSEKGTITGFFSVLVEGDDMDEPVSDAVRGILDGHVVLSRRLAQRQHYPAIDVLSSVSRLAPKITTPPVRDAARRVMRWLAAYQETEDLINVGAYARGSNPEVDKAIEKLPDINAFLRQEIEERAPLAETIHRLFDLAEMETTEEESGDDETV; this is translated from the coding sequence ATGTTCGGAAAGTATCTGGCCCTGGTGGAAAAGACCGAGACGGTGAAATGCAGGGGGAGGGTGAAGGCCGTACAGGGTATGAGGATCGAGGGGCAGGGCCCCCTCGCAGTGGTGGGTGAACTCTGCCGCATCCATCCCCCGGACGATCCTGATGCCGGGATATGGGCCGAGGTGATAGGTCTCAAGGGATCGACCGTCTATCTCATGGGATACCGGGACCCTGAGGGGATCCAGGTGGGGGATGTGATAGAGGCGATGGGTGAGCCCCTCTCCATACGGGTCTCCGAAGGTCTTCTCGGCAGGGTACTCGATGCCCGCGGCATGCCCATAGACGACAAGGGGCCCCTCCCTCCAGGGATACGGTACCCGGTGCAGGGGGGTCCTCCGCACGTACTCAAGCGCAGACGCATAGAAGAGCAGATCGCCACGGGGATCAGGGCTCTCGACGGCCTCCTCCCCATAGGCAAGGGACAGCGTGTGGGTGTCTTCTCAGGGAGCGGGGTGGGAAAGTCGACCCTTCTGGGGATGGTCGCCCGCAACACCAACGCGGACGTGAACGTGATCGCCCTCATCGGCGAGCGGGGGAGGGAAGTCGCGGAGTTCATAGAGCACGATCTGGGAGAGGAGGGGCTGAAGCGCTCGGTCGTAGTGGTGTCCACTTCCGACACCCCTGCGGTGGCGCGCTATCGAGGGGCGTTCGTGGCGGTCGCCATAGCCGAGTACTTCCGGGATCAGGGGAAGGACGTCATGCTCCTCTTCGACTCCATCACCCGGTTCGCGAGGGCCCTCAGGGAGATGGGGCTCGCCCTGGGGGAGTCTCCTGCGACGAGGGGCTATCCCCCTTCGGTCTTTTCCACCCTCCCCAAGCTTCTCGAGCGATGTGGAACATCGGAGAAGGGGACCATCACCGGGTTCTTCTCGGTCCTCGTGGAGGGGGACGACATGGACGAGCCCGTCTCCGATGCCGTGCGTGGCATCCTCGACGGCCATGTGGTGCTCTCGAGGAGACTCGCCCAGCGGCAGCACTATCCTGCGATCGACGTCCTCTCATCGGTCTCGAGACTGGCTCCCAAGATCACCACCCCTCCTGTGAGGGATGCGGCGAGACGAGTCATGAGGTGGCTCGCCGCCTATCAGGAGACCGAAGACCTCATCAACGTAGGAGCCTACGCGAGGGGGAGCAACCCGGAGGTGGACAAGGCCATAGAGAAGCTGCCTGATATCAACGCCTTCCTGAGGCAGGAGATCGAGGAGCGGGCCCCTCTCGCCGAGACGATTCACCGCCTGTTTGACCTTGCGGAGATGGAGACCACGGAGGAGGAATCCGGCGACGATGAGACGGTTTAG
- a CDS encoding flagellar FliJ family protein: MRRFRFPFARMLRLREHVEEQKKEALGKVVQERQEVDQAIRHVVAESVRALRQGREGGGLDLWTMQAAALYRERLERERDELLARRGRLEDEEARAREEFLKARAETQVFERLRDRCFQAYRKEWMKEDQKAVDEAAGIQYAATHVREDHDA, from the coding sequence ATGAGACGGTTTAGGTTCCCTTTCGCCCGCATGCTCAGGTTGAGGGAACACGTGGAAGAGCAGAAGAAGGAAGCACTCGGAAAGGTGGTACAGGAACGACAGGAGGTGGACCAGGCGATCCGACACGTGGTGGCGGAGTCGGTCAGGGCCCTCCGTCAGGGGAGGGAGGGAGGGGGCCTCGATCTGTGGACGATGCAGGCAGCCGCCCTCTACCGGGAGAGGCTCGAGAGAGAGCGGGACGAGCTTCTCGCGAGGAGAGGTCGCCTGGAGGACGAGGAAGCCCGGGCCCGTGAAGAATTCCTCAAGGCTCGGGCCGAGACGCAGGTGTTCGAGCGTCTGAGGGACCGCTGTTTCCAGGCGTACCGGAAGGAGTGGATGAAAGAGGACCAGAAGGCCGTTGACGAAGCGGCAGGGATACAGTATGCCGCCACGCATGTGAGGGAGGATCACGATGCCTGA
- a CDS encoding periplasmic-type flagellar collar protein FlbB has translation MPENYTRVGPGLRIFALVFLIVLLLLGGGLWLTYLGVIDVREQLSPLLDLIGVKRPQPAAALPGITLLESARIEKEREALKLKEAELEEWERRLGEREAELESMWEELQEKQKALEEQQKSFNEQMKQYENKRAIVRQTAQYLINMPPDRAVEILLNMEDDQDVIDILWMVDEIAAETGEDSIVPYWLSLMPADRAARLQRKMVRRP, from the coding sequence ATGCCTGAAAACTATACCCGTGTGGGGCCGGGTCTCCGTATCTTCGCCCTCGTCTTTCTCATCGTGTTGCTCCTCCTGGGAGGAGGGCTCTGGCTCACGTATCTCGGGGTGATAGACGTGAGGGAGCAACTCTCCCCGTTGCTCGATCTCATCGGGGTGAAACGCCCCCAGCCCGCCGCGGCCCTTCCGGGCATCACCCTCCTGGAGAGCGCCCGGATCGAGAAGGAACGGGAGGCCCTCAAACTCAAAGAGGCCGAGCTGGAAGAGTGGGAACGGCGTCTCGGAGAGCGGGAAGCGGAACTCGAGAGCATGTGGGAGGAGCTCCAGGAGAAGCAGAAGGCGTTGGAGGAGCAACAAAAATCGTTCAATGAACAGATGAAACAATACGAAAATAAAAGGGCCATCGTACGGCAGACGGCCCAGTACCTCATCAACATGCCGCCCGACCGCGCCGTGGAGATTCTTCTGAATATGGAGGACGATCAGGATGTCATCGATATCCTCTGGATGGTTGACGAAATCGCAGCGGAGACGGGAGAGGATTCGATCGTACCGTACTGGCTTTCTCTCATGCCGGCGGATCGTGCGGCCAGGCTTCAGCGCAAGATGGTGCGGAGGCCCTAG